The following are from one region of the Tenacibaculum dicentrarchi genome:
- a CDS encoding thymidylate synthase, whose translation MKQYLDLVQQILENGNEKGDRTGTGTKSVFGHQMRFDLSKGFPMVTTKKLHLKSIIYELLWFIKGDTNIKYLQENGVKIWNSWADENGDLGPVYGHQWRNWNSDEIDQLKEVIDTLKNNPNSRRMLVSAWNPSVMPDTSKSFSENVANGKAALPPCHAFFQFYVADGKLSCQLYQRSADIFLGVPFNIASYALFTMMIAQVCGYQAGDFIHTFGDAHIYNNHQEQLALQVSREPKPLPTMKINPAIKNIEDFTFEDFELVGYDSHPHIKGVVAV comes from the coding sequence ATGAAGCAATATTTAGACTTAGTACAACAGATTTTAGAAAACGGAAACGAAAAAGGAGATAGAACAGGAACAGGTACAAAAAGTGTTTTTGGGCATCAGATGCGATTTGATTTAAGTAAAGGTTTCCCGATGGTAACCACTAAAAAGTTGCACTTAAAATCGATTATTTATGAATTACTTTGGTTTATAAAAGGCGATACAAATATTAAATATTTGCAAGAAAATGGTGTTAAAATTTGGAATTCTTGGGCAGATGAAAATGGCGATTTAGGACCTGTTTATGGGCATCAATGGCGTAACTGGAATAGCGATGAAATTGATCAGTTAAAAGAGGTAATTGATACATTAAAGAACAATCCGAATAGCCGTAGAATGTTAGTTTCTGCTTGGAATCCTTCTGTAATGCCCGATACTTCAAAATCATTTTCAGAAAATGTAGCCAACGGAAAAGCAGCATTACCACCCTGTCATGCATTTTTTCAGTTTTATGTAGCTGACGGAAAATTATCATGTCAATTATACCAACGAAGCGCCGATATATTTTTAGGTGTTCCTTTTAATATCGCTTCTTACGCTTTGTTTACCATGATGATTGCACAGGTTTGTGGCTATCAGGCGGGCGACTTTATCCATACTTTTGGCGATGCACATATTTATAATAATCATCAAGAGCAGTTAGCTTTGCAGGTTTCTCGCGAGCCAAAACCGCTTCCGACGATGAAAATAAACCCGGCAATTAAAAATATTGAAGATTTTACTTTTGAAGATTTTGAATTAGTTGGTTATGATTCGCATCCGCACATAAAAGGTGTGGTGGCGGTGTAA